The DNA window TTAGGTACAGTAGAAAATACATTTCTACACAGATCACTTTGTTTAGCAGAAGTGCCATCACTCTGCTTAtaacttaaatatttatttggaaGTGGATCATTTAAGAAAATGTCTTGTTCTATGCAGTCAGGAGTATGAGTTTCTATTATAGCTGCAggagaagtcagtggagctaaaGCCTGCATAACAACTACAGGTTTTGGTCTGATACTACGGTATTTTGTCAGCGACTCAGCCCTACAATCTTTTGATTCACGGGGATTAACTTTTATTCTCTCTTTACCCTCTCTAAATTTATTAATGATGCACTTTCTTCTTTTGGTCTGAAATGCCAATATATCATCTGGGGTTCTTCGTTTTCTGCCTCTTCTCTTAGAGGCTACACCATTCAATTTCTTTAGATTATCAACATCCAGTTTAGTGGCTGGACTGAAGGTATTTTCATAGGGGGCTTGTTTGGAGATTTGTGCAAAAGATATCGCTAGTAGTTTATCATAAACTCTGGTAGAAACATTAAAGGTTTTCACCAAAGGTGGTATTTTTTCACATTCAGGTCTTCGCCCAGGAGTAGATGCAGCCACAGTGTTAGAATTTTGTTTAGGTTTACAGAGCATTGCATTTTTCATTCTTGAATATGGCAAAATAGGAATTTTTCCTTTTGGTGTGGACTGAGTCAATTGAACTTCATTGCCAAATATTGCCGGTGACCGGACAGTGACAGAATTTGCGGAATTCACCAGTTTTTCTTTAAGTTTCTCAGACAGTATGACTGAGCCTTTTGTGGCTTCAATAGTTGATTTCATGGAATGTAGATTTATTTTCACAGGATTTCTAGCATTCATTGGCTTGGATAAAGATTCCTTAATGACAGATGGTCCCAAAATACTATCTTCAgcagtttctgttttgtttagtaAAGGAGATACAGATTCTACACAGTTGTCTTCACTGAGTAAAGTAGCAACTGTAATTTCAGTAGAACCATGATCAATTAAAATAACTTGTTCAGATGAATTTGTAGTAGAATGAGCTTCAGGAAGGTCTCCAGTTGAAGTAGTCATTGCTGGTGTCTGTGATGAAATGTGTGCCTTGGTAGGAATCTTGTTAGGTGCACTTGACAAAGAGGTTTGAATTGTTTTTTTGTCAatcaacaatttattttttacagaTTGATACCTAGGAATAGGTAGCTTGAGGTTTTCAGGAGGGGGCACATTTGATTGTTGGATTCGTTGTGCTGCCAGTGAAGGGGTAATATGTGGCAAAGCTACAAGAGAAAAAGTTCCCTCACGACCAGCAACTTGCATTAGAGTATAGTTTTGTGTTGGCATTATAAGTGGTTTAGAGCTTGCAGATGAAATTGGATTAGtttgttcaggaagaacaggtgGAAGACAAGACAACCCTGATGTTATAATTTTGGGTACCATCTTTGGTGCAATTGTCCTAAACTGACTTTTATTCTGAAAAGCGTTTCCACTTCTTATTATCCCAGAAGAAGATTTCCGtttatctgaaataatgaaataaaacacacaaacatgTAATATAACGTATaacaacttttttgtttaaattacttTATCAAAAAGGAACTTGTTTAGGAGGGATTCCATTTCACAAAAACTTACTATGTTGAGCATGCCTTTCTACCTGTCATGTTATCTTGCAATTCCTTTCTAACGCTTGTGGGTTTTTTAGATCTAGACAGAAGCTCAtctgatatttcaaaaattaatgcTACAAAACATGTAAACGTACCTTGGGATAAAATGTACTGCCAGCAAAACCTTATAATCACTCTTATTTCTGCCTGTTGAAATGATATGCACTTTGGCTGCATAGCACCAGAGTTCCATTTAAAGCTATGGTTGTAGTTCTATTCCCTTGTGggactctttttttaaaagctttcctcAGACTTTTATGTTTTTACATGTTTTTACAATTAAATCACAGACATTATAAAAGTGAGTCAACTCCTTTTAAAGTATTAAtggaagaacaaagaaaaacatGTTGATAAAGAATAAAGCTAATGAACAACAGAAGaaagttaaaatatacaaaaggCAATGAACATGGATCAGCAGAGGCATAAGCCTACCTTTTAGGTAGTATGTGGAAAGACATTAAAGATGTGTCGCACTGCACCATTGCCATTTTCACATTACAGCCTCATTGCCTATCAACAAACAAACTCATTCTCTGACACCTCAAATTAGCACAGCCTGACGTTATTGCAGAAAAACTCCTCTCACTTTCTAGGAAGGAGGATGAACCAATGTTGCTCTagatttcctgcttgctgatttcaGTCACTTTGgtttaaatcaatccatcctgTAACTTGAGATAGCTCTCATCCAGAACACTAGATGCTCAAATTCCAGAAATACAATCTGGTCAGGTCCATCACCTGTACGGTCCTAGGCCTTCAAGTAATATTGGGAAAAGAGCAAGGTGTGGTATTAGGAAAATTCAGTCTTAAACAGAGGGCTGTCAAACAGACAATATAAGAAATAAAGCAATATTGAAGGCTACAAGACACACCAAAAATGTTCACAGTGAAATACCGAGAAGTTGAAGTTTCTGTTATACGTACAGCATCACTGTACAGAGACTGAGAGTACCTTCCTTCTAATACTGCCAACTCTAACACTTTTATCCTTATATAGCATATACCAATTCATATTACAAGTtacatacattatttttaaaaatacattttaatctcaCCCTAAAGGCCGTAATACAGAGGGGTTTTCACTAGAACCCACTGCTCTGCCAGAGTCCCTGGGCACAGAATCAAAGTAAAAAACCTATTCTTAGCTCTTAATACACAAGCTCTCAACTGTTAATATTATTGGTAGTACTCAGGCTTTTTGCTTCTTACACACAATTGTTGTTTTTAAGGTAAGATTTTATGTGCGTTTTGAGAAGTACAACATGACTATGTGCATTAATGTAATCATTAGCCCTGGCACATAATTCCGAGCTGTAGGCTAGATTCTGAATTTGAAAGTTCAAAATGCCTAtattatttaatgacaggagaTTAAAGGAcaactatatttttcttttagggGATAGAATCTGCTCTTATTTACTTTGTTACTTTCACCATGTTTGGATGTCAAAGAGTTTCTACACAACAGGCAGTTTTTTAGTTTATtacaatattccacatgaggttGTTTCCATTCTTCCTTCAATTTTGGCTTTCTCTGTGGTCTCCGTCATATTATCCCAAAGTCATTCAACAAAGTGAACATTCTGAGATGGATGACAATAGCTTTTTGTTTGAAGTGATGCTATAGCCTTTTTGAtcccaggttattagagagacaagttgggcaaggtgatattttttattggaccaacttctgttggtgaaagagacaagttttgagcttacacagaattcTACCAAATAAGTACTTTCCCTCTGACTAAAGAAGATGACCTATCAGAGACAATAATCCCAGTAACTccctgtgacagactgacaatatcctgaacaaaccttattgaattaagttaaactttACTAAATTAAGTTTAGCATCTTTGGAGTTCACTGTATTACAAATGCAAATATGTATGAactattgtgggattgtatggaaGCTTTTTTAGATTAAGGGAGTTTCTCTAGGAGGAGGGGATatatgctaatataattcctcTTTTTATCAACCCTTTGAAGactccccctgaggagagagagacCCATTGCACACTAATTATCTGCTTCTGGGAACACCAGATCAAAGATCTTTAATCTTTATAGTAGAGTGGACTAAACTTGTCATTTGAGTGTGcctgttctgagctgaagctctgATGAACTTATAATCACAAGGAAGCCCCTCAGATGGGGTGCTGAAAGAATGTTCTGGCCAGAGCCCACGTGACAGTCGGGAAGAACTCTGGGAAATACACAGTGAGGGCAGAGAATTGTGCAGCCTGGACACACCCTGGTCCGAAGGGCGCGAGATGTGGGTCTCCACCCAGAAAGGCAATGGCTGGAGATCTGGAAGCTGAGTTGGGCGCCCTTGCTGGATCAcggaggggaaatacaggtgcagtggCCCTGAACACTCTAGGACCCAGGAGCCCAGAAATGTCAGGCACCACAAGAACTATTAATTTGGGGGTACGAGGCACCTTTTTTGGAAACTGCTGCATTAGATAGTGGGTATTTTTACATATTGTCCTTTTGTGAAACTCATGAATTTTCTTTATTGCAAACTTAGAAGACAGTAAAATGGTATTTATTGAAAGGAATTCTCTATACAATTCATCATTCTGAAGTGACAGTCTCATGAAGTTCTTAGCCAATAGAATAATAATTCATGAAACGGCCtttaaaataatggatttttaaatcaatttttcatATTATGTAGTATATTGTAATGTTAAGCAATGATTTAGCTGAGTTTGAGACAAACACTTTTTTCAACTGGTcataattttattataaatattccTTCCAAGCTGAACCATCCCATGTTTGGTCTCAGTATTGAGTGCTGATTTTTTTGCCAAGCTTACATTAGATAATCTAGTGAAGAAGCGTGCGTTGTAGTTTTTTTGGTATTGTAATGGATCACACACTTTTATCGCCTCCCAGTGGGAATGCCTTTCAGTCCAGTTTCCCACCCAAGATTGGGTTTAGCTTCAGCTCAGGTTTGCAATTTCTTTGCCCCTTTTGTTATCAAAGTGGGAGTGGGATTGGAACAATGCTTATGCCCCATTGCAGCAAGGATAGTTAGTATGGGAGTCTGGGCCCTCCGATGCCAACAGACACTGATCCAAGGCACAGCACCCTGGAGTGCCCTTGAAACCTTTCGTGGGTCACTTCCTATTATCTGTCCCTTCCCAGGGCTTCAAGTCCAAATCCCTTACCCAGGAGGCCTCAGGATATGTCTGTCTTCCTCCTCAGCTTCCCCTTCAGAGCGGAGTTGTCCCCGTTTAAGCTTCCTCTCCAGTTGTAGCATACACTGCAGGTCTGGAGGATTAAGACTACCTGGGCCCAGTACTGTACTCCTTTGGGCCCAGTGTGGATTTTCTGTACAGATATGCAGAGGATACTCAGCTTTTTATTTCCCTCTCATCCAACAGCTAGTGTAATTAAGATTCTTATCTAATAATAGAGAGACTGGGGCATCAAATCCTGTCTCAGGTAGCCACAGCAGCACATGGGACAGCAGGGGGAGCTATGGGTAGCCTGCTAGAGAAGAGATGTGACCCACTGCCAGtggagctgctgcttctcccccaaTCATGGCTCCCATGCCTCCCAATCATGGGCCATTCTACCTCTTCTAGGTAAAAGGAGGAATGCTGgatgctctctctctcctccctcggcctcctctcctttttcctccttttccattaTGCTGGTGGTCGTGGCAACACGAAGATGGAATGGCAAGGGGCTGGCCAGGAAGACATACAGGTGACACCAGTACGACTGTTCATAGGCAGTACTATGGGTGGCATTTGTGTGAATACCACGACTtcttattttttgtaatttaacCAAGGAGTACCTGAAACTTGCTATGTTACGTATGGCAGAAAGCTTCAAGATGTCAGAAACACTATTTAGTGATAAATGTTAATTGTTAATGGCAAAAACTGTATTATGGGAGTATTATATAAGAGATAGTATTATATAAGAGTAGGTATATGTAGATTGAAAGATAATGCAAAGAGTATAGCTCTCAATGTGTCAGGTGtgacagttttttttaattgcatttagtGATAAAGAAAGCATGACAAGCACTGTGGCCACACAGAGAGGTTCCgaatgagggagaaaaaaatatgtgattatgtaaaggctgtatcataatgGATATGCAGTAGGGGGCTGAATTAAATTGTATAAGCAGCCTTAATTCTAGCACTTCCTAACTTTcatgtgcttgactttgcaatctaaacaacattttttaacttttaaatatatttgtattaataGTTGTGCCTGAAGGTCCTAATCAGGATTTGGGcctcattgtactaggcactataGAAACATAAGAAAATGCAGTCCTTGCATTGAATTgcttatagttttaaaaaaaaaatgccacataACACACGTAGATACAGTACATAACAGAGTATGGATTCAAAACTGTGTGACAGTATGCATGTTGGAGGAAACTATatcaggtaaaaagaaaaggatgacttgtggcacctcagagactattacatttatttgagcatatgctttcgtgagctacagcgcacttcatcggatgcatgtagctcacaaaagcttatgctcaaatacatttgttagtctctaaggtgccacaagtactccttttctttttgcggatacagactaacacagctgctactctgaaacctgtcattatataagGTAAGGTACTACAGGAGTCAGTATTGGAAACCATCATGTTGACTATTCTCATGAAGGAATTAGAGGAAGATAGATTAAAATCAATACAGAATACACTTGATCCCACACCAAAAGCAGAGGCACAGCAAACACACAGGAGGACAGAGTAAAGTGCTAAAGTGATCTGGAGAGACTAGCACAATAGATACATGGGATTAAATAAGATTTAACGCTTATAAACAATGTCCATCTACTTGGAAAAAAGATGCAAACCGATACTAATTGGAAGCGAAGTTATATAGATagcaagaaaaacagaaatacttATGGGTGACAATAAGTAAGAAATTGCAAGGAATTGTccttgaaaaaataaatcaacattattttttattcataTGAACTAAACAGATAGATATCTTGTATAAAATTAGGGAAGTGATAATGCTTCTATGGGTAGCTCTGTTACAAATTACCAATATCTAAAATACTGGGTGCTATTCTGGTCCTCAGAGTTTAAGGAGGATATTGAAAAGGATAAagaaaatacagaggaaaaacaaatatacgagctagatattattattatgtacATGTACAAAGATTAGAAGATAACATACAAGGAAAGAAATCAATTTATGCAATATTTAAAAACTCAATGGGGACATGATTGCTGTATATAGACACACTAAAGGAAATAAGATGTGAAAAAAGAGTTTATTCACAAAAAGGTAGTACAAGGAGGAAAGgcctaaaattaaaaaataaacttttagacTATCAATTGgcatgttttttgtaaagctgGAGAAAATAGGCATTGGGACAGTTTTCTCAGGGCTCAGTCATAAGCCCTCTTCCATATCCACACAGAAGGGGAAGGGGATCGCCCTCGCTCTTCTGTATGGGCTAtacaggaggaggaaaaaagagacCACCACTGTCACTGGGCTGCTTAGGTTCCAGCTCATGCAAAAGGGAGTTCCCCCATGAAACAAAGAGGAAGCACCAGACCGGATTCTCAGAGTAAATCTGATCCATGACGTGTTACCTCTTACTACAGTCATAATAGAACAATCCTGTCCTGTACCTACCTAGCTACTAGGTAGGACATGAGCGATAATAATGTAGGTCAACATCCAGGAATCTGGATGACTCAAGGTGGTATTTTCTGGCCCTACTATCTATGAATTTTACAGAAGAATACGAGTTTTCGATGTCTGCATGAAATCATGAAGGCAAAATACCTCTAAACCACCATAGTCTTAGAAGACATTACAGACTAAGAATAGTCAACCTTTATTTCCTTGGTAACTGTTGTCCACTTCAATCAATCAATTAATTCATTTGGAAAAtagtgaacaacaacaaaaatctcatCTCACAGTAACTACCTAACTGAGTGTATGACTGGACCAATAACAGACAAACATGAAACAAGAGAACGATCATCTTGCTTCACATGAAAATTCAGACTTTAGATCAATAGGGCttcatataattattttattaaatgtgtcATAATATTCCCAGTTTTTTGTTGACTTTAAAAGAACTAATCATTTCTAAAGGGAAATACAAATGGTTGAAATATAGAAGAAAATTGTTATAACTGAGAGTCGATATTACATGTGTGTCAACACTAGCCAACTATTACATTTTACCAAATCTCCATACCCACTGTGGATACTGTCTTTCCAGTATAAGTTTCTTGTGTTTGACGACACAGCATAGTTTGTTGGACACAATGTTTCTCTTCAGGATTAGCATGCAAAAAACCACGATCTGCAAAAGTGCTTCAGTCACTTATAAACAGATCCCAAGAcaagaaatacattaaagagaCAATATACAGCTTTATCTTCCAGTTAATGCATTAAAAAAGATAAAGCTTCCTCCTCTTTGTCATTCTACTTCCACTCAaatagcactttaaaaacttgtataTTAAATGCTAAAAACAAGGTGATAGTTTAATAAATGACAAACGCTGGTTAATTTGATAAACAGACAGGACGATTTAGTTTCAGTGTTATGGCATGCAGTCAAcaataccaaaacaaaacaaaaagctcaaAGAAAACTGAAGTTCCAACAGCTCTTAAATACAGAGGGCTTGAAGGCAGTGCTGATTTACACTTCACAcaatcccactgacatcagtgggactgcACAAGCTAAGTAAATTCAGCACAGAATATCTTGAAAACTGATTCTGATGCACACTATTACAGGCGAGGCTGATAGCAGCACCTATTATGGTTACCCAACAATGACCATTATAAAAACCTGTTTCCATACTTTAACTGTTTGGACTGAAGTTTTTCATGCTAGCTGTTTGACTCGTAACGAATTTTTTTGGACAATTTCAGTTGAAATGGTTCAACTTTTTTCAAGAATGAGACTacggggaaaatatgttgttctgTCCATGTAAAAACTCCTGGCAACCTTGTCTTTTAAAAAGCTCTAGAGACCCCATGTTCTGTAACAGACACTTGAAATTTGCAGTGAGGATGAGAAACTGTTTGTACATGCTCAGTAGACTTCTTAGATTTTTAGTAGCTAAATTTCCTGGAGAATCCATCTGCATTGGGCATTCTTCAGCAAATGGCTAAGCATGATTTGCCCTGCAATTGCACCTGTATGCTGTGAACCATGCCAGGTCCAGGCAACTGAACAGAAAGCAAGGAGACTCTCTCCTGTGCAGAGATCCAAATGCAGATGGAACAAGAGCCAGACCTGCGAGAAGAGTCCACTGGGACCGGGAGCTAGAGGAGGGGAGGGTTGGGCAGAAATCATGACTGGAAGCTGGTTAGGATGGTGAGAGGGAAAATGAAACGAGTAGTTTGGGTGGACAAAGACTGCTATGGGAAGCCATTGCGGGGACTGCGACTGGCTGAGCAAAGAGATTAGGAGCTAGGTATGGGGCTGGGATTGAAAAAAAGTTGGGCGGATAGAAAAAAAGAAGGGAGACTGATCTGATGTGGACTCAGGGTGAATAACTGCAATTAGCTAGGCAAAGAGGGTtgaggagccaggggtggggacACTAAGATTTGACAAAGAGGCCAGGATATAGATTGGGATTAGGAGCCAGTGGGGCAACTGGATGCCAGTGAGTGGGCGAGAGACAGATCGGGTGATGAGTCATGATATGGGAGAGGCAACTGGGAttgactgggcaaggagactggggacaaAGATCTGGGGAAAGACTAGGAATGCCTTAGCTAGGAGACTAAGACTGGACGTAAAGAGAGGTGAGACTAAGACTGGCATAAAACACCTAaagagtggagactgggactgggtagGCAAGGACAGGGACTAGGTCAAGGTATGGGAAAGAAACatgactgggacaaggagaggTTACAGGAGACGAGGTAGAAGAATTTGTGCCCACCAGAGCAAACTCCCTTCTAGATCTTGAGTCTCATCATTCTTCTTCTGACAACAAACATCTGTGAAACCCAGTGGCTGATGACCACCCATGTTGATGGCAACAGGATGCCATATAACCGAATTtctggttgcttttttaaaaacataggaaattacacacacacacacacacacacacacacacacacctatgttaaaacattattaaggttgcattTCAAGCATTTAAAAgctgggaaatgccagaattaaggtggcTTGTCCAACCTTAATTCAATCCCCttgtgcattatgatagtctataattacatgatcatatactatttatTTCATAGACCCCTAACTGTAGGATCCTTGCTTCATTTGATGGTAAATCTGCTGTGAATGAGCCAGGGAATTGCACAAGAAAAGGCAGTCTCAACCCTTGGTTCTGCCAGAATTCCTATGTGAttctggacaagtcacttaaaccaaacttttcacaggtggtcattaATTGTGcattcttcattttctgggtgcctgacttaaAAACCGGAGATCTGAtttgaagtgctgagcactcaactgcaactgaggtcaatgggagctgtgatttGCATATATGAAGTGTTATACAGTgctaaatattctgaaaaatcagattctAGGTATCTCaaattagtggatatttttgACAGTAAAAAGATTTGAGAGTTGGAGAAAATGTCTTACAGGAGTCTTAAAGAGcttaatctgtttagtttatcagaaaGAAGACAGAGATAACTTGATTACAATGCAGAAGTATCTTcaaggggagaaaataccaggtactaaaggaCCCTTCATTCTAGCACAAGAACCAACAGCTGGAAGATGAAAGGAggcaaattcaaatgagaaatcaGTGGTAGATTCTGCATTTCTTGAtgtgtttaaatcaagactggatgcctttttggATGATATGCTTTATACATATAAATTATGCTTTAGCAAAACACAGAAGTTACTGGCTTTTATACAGAGATAACTGGATAAAATGAAATGGCATGTGATATACGGACAAGAGTAGGGCACAAAATATgtaggaatgacagagtaagtCCTGgtagtgggggagtggcactctatgtgaaagaaagcagagtcaaacatagtaaaaatcttaaatgaatcaaattgtaccatagaatctctatggagagAAATTCCATGATTGAATAATAAGAGTAGAGCAGTAGGAATATACAACTGACAACTAGACCAGGATAGTGATGGTGATTTTGAAATGCTCACAGAGATCAAAGAGGCtagaaaacacaataataatggaggatttaAACTATGCCCATAATGACTGAGTATACGTCACCTcagaatgggatgcagagataaacttTCTAGACACCATTTGTGATAAATTAAGGGGGAGGagaggtagctcccttttatggatacCCAGCCAGACAGTtaactataaaatccctgttagtagctgttctctacttgttttacctgtaaagggttcaaAAGTcaataggtaaaaggaagggagtgggtacctgaccaaaaagccaatgggaaggctagaactttttaaacttgggaaaaaactttccctttgtctgtgttgttctcctggagagcagggacagggctggagctatgctgTAAAAGCTTGTGCCAGAT is part of the Dermochelys coriacea isolate rDerCor1 chromosome 2, rDerCor1.pri.v4, whole genome shotgun sequence genome and encodes:
- the ZNF438 gene encoding zinc finger protein 438 isoform X3, which encodes MVPKIITSGLSCLPPVLPEQTNPISSASSKPLIMPTQNYTLMQVAGREGTFSLVALPHITPSLAAQRIQQSNVPPPENLKLPIPRYQSVKNKLLIDKKTIQTSLSSAPNKIPTKAHISSQTPAMTTSTGDLPEAHSTTNSSEQVILIDHGSTEITVATLLSEDNCVESVSPLLNKTETAEDSILGPMNARNPVKINLHSMKSTIEATKGSVILSEKLKEKLVNSANSVTVRSPAIFGNEVQLTQSTPKGKIPILPYSRMKNAMLCKPKQNSNTVAASTPGRRPECEKIPPLVKTFNVSTRVYDKLLAISFAQISKQAPYENTFSPATKLDVDNLKKLNGVASKRRGRKRRTPDDILAFQTKRRKCIINKFREGKERIKVNPRESKDCRAESLTKYRSIRPKPVVVMQALAPLTSPAAIIETHTPDCIEQDIFLNDPLPNKYLSYKQSDGTSAKQSDLCRNVFSTVPKPWHKCHVCNHNFQFKHHLQDHMNSHTNRRPYSCRICHKAYVHSGSLSTHMKLHHNEGRLKKLVCCEFCAKVFGHARVYFGHLKEVHRVVISTEPSTSEQQLQDALKNRDINIKGAKEITERGNKCNFEDLFQSQGEVKLQISCGRCQFTAQSFAEMKFHLLCFHGEELQGRIKEEILQGGKGAQEELIKHAAHFWKQHKERRNPVKHGTCEEEFYAFPKLKRQIYLHQNNFDILTKSELIPSGNSEPGKEFQNFGCSTQNKKIQIWCKADYNCILCKQVFRRKEELFSHWQNHHNCEDPSLLWTIFNSFSKQGVIELSNNAEK
- the ZNF438 gene encoding zinc finger protein 438 isoform X1 gives rise to the protein MQNPLTLSEDKRKSSSGIIRSGNAFQNKSQFRTIAPKMVPKIITSGLSCLPPVLPEQTNPISSASSKPLIMPTQNYTLMQVAGREGTFSLVALPHITPSLAAQRIQQSNVPPPENLKLPIPRYQSVKNKLLIDKKTIQTSLSSAPNKIPTKAHISSQTPAMTTSTGDLPEAHSTTNSSEQVILIDHGSTEITVATLLSEDNCVESVSPLLNKTETAEDSILGPSVIKESLSKPMNARNPVKINLHSMKSTIEATKGSVILSEKLKEKLVNSANSVTVRSPAIFGNEVQLTQSTPKGKIPILPYSRMKNAMLCKPKQNSNTVAASTPGRRPECEKIPPLVKTFNVSTRVYDKLLAISFAQISKQAPYENTFSPATKLDVDNLKKLNGVASKRRGRKRRTPDDILAFQTKRRKCIINKFREGKERIKVNPRESKDCRAESLTKYRSIRPKPVVVMQALAPLTSPAAIIETHTPDCIEQDIFLNDPLPNKYLSYKQSDGTSAKQSDLCRNVFSTVPKPWHKCHVCNHNFQFKHHLQDHMNSHTNRRPYSCRICHKAYVHSGSLSTHMKLHHNEGRLKKLVCCEFCAKVFGHARVYFGHLKEVHRVVISTEPSTSEQQLQDALKNRDINIKGAKEITERGNKCNFEDLFQSQGEVKLQISCGRCQFTAQSFAEMKFHLLCFHGEELQGRIKEEILQGGKGAQEELIKHAAHFWKQHKERRNPVKHGTCEEEFYAFPKLKRQIYLHQNNFDILTKSELIPSGNSEPGKEFQNFGCSTQNKKIQIWCKADYNCILCKQVFRRKEELFSHWQNHHNCEDPSLLWTIFNSFSKQGVIELSNNAEK
- the ZNF438 gene encoding zinc finger protein 438 isoform X2 — translated: MQNPLTLSEDKRKSSSGIIRSGNAFQNKSQFRTIAPKMVPKIITSGLSCLPPVLPEQTNPISSASSKPLIMPTQNYTLMQVAGREGTFSLVALPHITPSLAAQRIQQSNVPPPENLKLPIPRYQSVKNKLLIDKKTIQTSLSSAPNKIPTKAHISSQTPAMTTSTGDLPEAHSTTNSSEQVILIDHGSTEITVATLLSEDNCVESVSPLLNKTETAEDSILGPMNARNPVKINLHSMKSTIEATKGSVILSEKLKEKLVNSANSVTVRSPAIFGNEVQLTQSTPKGKIPILPYSRMKNAMLCKPKQNSNTVAASTPGRRPECEKIPPLVKTFNVSTRVYDKLLAISFAQISKQAPYENTFSPATKLDVDNLKKLNGVASKRRGRKRRTPDDILAFQTKRRKCIINKFREGKERIKVNPRESKDCRAESLTKYRSIRPKPVVVMQALAPLTSPAAIIETHTPDCIEQDIFLNDPLPNKYLSYKQSDGTSAKQSDLCRNVFSTVPKPWHKCHVCNHNFQFKHHLQDHMNSHTNRRPYSCRICHKAYVHSGSLSTHMKLHHNEGRLKKLVCCEFCAKVFGHARVYFGHLKEVHRVVISTEPSTSEQQLQDALKNRDINIKGAKEITERGNKCNFEDLFQSQGEVKLQISCGRCQFTAQSFAEMKFHLLCFHGEELQGRIKEEILQGGKGAQEELIKHAAHFWKQHKERRNPVKHGTCEEEFYAFPKLKRQIYLHQNNFDILTKSELIPSGNSEPGKEFQNFGCSTQNKKIQIWCKADYNCILCKQVFRRKEELFSHWQNHHNCEDPSLLWTIFNSFSKQGVIELSNNAEK